A DNA window from Waddliaceae bacterium contains the following coding sequences:
- a CDS encoding sugar phosphate isomerase/epimerase: protein MNNAKGKTSLKLGIADMVANFVPGSGNPIGIPEATWQTMKPLEKLSIVIDIIKHSGFDYVELGIPWINDISQEYTSEDVFSLVKEKNMTVGSFCSLMPATLKVVGPNTDKIKIREYLENVFLNCSKIGGDVIVFGSGDSRNVPEGYSYENAEQDILNFLNTAAEIIERNKYDLKLVIESLNTEECNYINTLEEAYNIACKVDATSIGIVIDTFHAYRQKRNVIEEIPDIIDKVLHLHLAQPEDRRWPGSLQQEDSFDFIEFFGALKDNGYNGNATVECNFDNMQEQIGPCGETLKAMV, encoded by the coding sequence TTGAATAATGCCAAAGGAAAAACTTCTTTGAAACTCGGCATCGCAGACATGGTGGCAAATTTCGTCCCCGGCAGTGGCAACCCCATAGGCATCCCAGAGGCGACATGGCAAACGATGAAGCCCCTTGAAAAACTAAGCATTGTCATTGATATCATAAAACATTCAGGTTTCGATTATGTGGAGCTTGGAATCCCTTGGATCAACGATATATCACAAGAATATACTTCAGAAGATGTCTTTTCTCTAGTGAAAGAAAAAAACATGACAGTAGGCTCGTTCTGTAGCCTTATGCCGGCGACATTAAAAGTCGTAGGGCCCAATACCGACAAAATAAAGATACGAGAATACCTAGAAAACGTGTTTTTAAATTGTAGTAAGATCGGCGGAGATGTCATAGTCTTTGGTAGCGGAGATTCACGGAATGTCCCAGAAGGATATTCATACGAAAACGCTGAACAAGATATCCTTAACTTCCTGAACACCGCAGCAGAAATCATAGAAAGAAATAAATACGACCTAAAGCTTGTTATCGAGTCTTTGAATACAGAAGAATGTAATTATATCAACACATTAGAAGAAGCATATAACATCGCATGTAAGGTCGACGCCACAAGCATAGGTATCGTGATAGATACTTTCCACGCATACCGTCAAAAACGAAACGTTATAGAAGAAATACCTGATATTATCGATAAAGTCTTGCATCTGCACCTTGCACAACCCGAAGATCGTAGATGGCCAGGATCTTTACAGCAAGAAGATAGTTTCGACTTCATAGAGTTTTTTGGAGCCTTGAAAGATAACGGATATAACGGTAATGCTACAGTAGAATGTAATTTCGACAACATGCAAGAACAGATAGGCCCATGTGG